Below is a window of Granulicella pectinivorans DNA.
GCGGGGGAAAAGATACGTTCCGGACGTTCAAGCCATCGCCGGGAACGGCGGCGATTCAGTCCGGTCCTGGGTTCTCTGCGAAGGACGCCGCGGCAGCGAATGCGGCTGGCGGGTCGCAGTATGGTTCGGTGGGTGCTCCGCTGAAGCTTTCGGGGCCGCAGGGCAAGGCTCCGGCGACGGTGGTGGTGCCGGCGGTGGTGGCTGCCGCGAAGCCGAGGGATCCGGATGCGGGGATTGTGGGCGATCCTGCTCCCCCGCCAGTTGCGGCTGCCCCGGTGAAGCCGGGAATTATTCCGGTGGCACTGGGTTCGGGGGCGGCGAAGCCTGCCGCGCCTGCGGGCGGCGGCGGCACCATGGTGCAGGTGTCGGCGTTTACAAGGCAGGAAGATGCGGATGTGGTGGTGTCGGCGCTGAAGCGGAAGGGGTACAACGTCTTCATCCGGCGCGAGCCGCAGGATAGCTACCTGCATGTGCAGCTTGGTCCGTATGGATCGAGGAAAGAAGCCGAGGCGATGCGGGAGAAGCTTTCTTCGGATGGTTTCAATGCGATGGTGAAGTAAGGGCGGGGCTGAGGGCTTTTATGCCCTGAGCCCTGCTTCCGGCTGCATCTCCGGTGGAAGGGCGGCGGCGATGGCGGCGTGGACGGCGGCCATGAGGGCGTCGCGGGTGGCGTAGGCGGTGGGGTCGATCGCGGGCAGGAAGTGGATGTGGGCCGTGCCGGGGTAGATGGCGGCGGAGCCCTTGCGCATCATACGTTCGGTGCCGGAGATGGCTACGGGAATAACGGGGGCCGCCGTCTGCTGGGCCAGGAAGAAGGGTCCCTTCTTGAAGGTGCTGAGACGTCCGTCTTTGGAGCGGGTCCCTTCGGGGAAGACTGTGATGTGGAGGCCGTCGGCGAGAGCCTGGGCGGCAGCCGCGATGGATGCGGTGGCGGCGTCGCGGCGGTGTCCGCGTTCGACCGGGATGAAGCGTCCCATGCGCATGGCGGTGCCGAGGATGGGGATGCGCATCAGCTCCTTTTTGAGGAGGATGGAGGTGCGTCCGGGGATGGCGGGAAGCAGCACCGGGGGATCGAGGTTGGAGACGTGGTTGGCCATGAAGATGACGCTCTTGCCTGGGGGCACGTTCTCAAGACCGGTGGTGAGCACGGGAATCTTGGCCGCGCGCAGGGCAAGGCGGATGATGCCCATCGAGACGCGGTAGAGCGGATGGATGTCCTTGATGAGCCAGCAGTACGGGATGCCGATGATTCCGGCTAATGGACCAAATGCGGTGAGGACGAAGAGGAGCTTGAAGGTTGCGAACATGCCTCTTTGAGGATAGCAGTGGGGGCTTGGATGCGGGCTCAGGGAAAGATGGTGAGGAAAGGGCGGAAGAAGAGGCAACGGCTCACGGGGTGAGAGCTGTTGCGGCGGCCCACCCTCGCGAGCGTACGCGTGTCGCGAAGGCGGGCACAGCCTCGTAGCCGGGCGAGTGAAGACTCGGCGATCATCCCTCGTTCCGGGCGAGGGCCTGCGGGAGCTTTTCGTAGATATTGCCGAAGCCCCCGTTGGAGAGGATGGCCACGACGTCGCCGGGTTTGAGTTGCGGGGTGATGGCGGCGACGATGGCGTCGGCGTCGGGGTAGACCTGGGCGGGAATGGCGCGAGCGCGAAGGCTGGCGGCGACGTTCTCCGGGTGCAGGCGCTCGGTGACGGGGATGGACTCCGACTTGAAGACTCCGGCGAGAACCACCTGATCGGCCAGAGCGAGGGCATCGACGAGTTCGGCTTCGAAGACGTTGCGGCGGAGGGTGTTCGAGCGCGGCTCCAAAATGGCAACGAGACGGCGACCGCGATAGCTGGTGCGTAGGGCGCGGAGGGTCTCGCGGATGGCCGTAGGGTGGTGCGCGAAGTCGTCGATGATGGTAATGCCGTAGACCTCGGCGCGGACTTCGAGGCGGCGCTTGACGGACTTGAAGGTACGGATGGCTTCGACAATCGCTTCGGTGGGGACGCCTTGTCCGCTGGCGAGGGCGGCCGCGGCGGTGGCGTTGAAGGCGTTGTGCTCGCCGGGCATGGGGAGGGTGAGGGTGGCGAAGAACTCGCCCTTGCGGCGGAGGGTCCAGGTGGTGGTGGTGCCCTCGTGGGTGAGGTCGCTCAGGTGCCAGAAGGAGCTGGGCAGGAGGCCGTAGCGCTCCACGGCGCAGAAGGCGCGGTCGATGCACTCGGTGACGTTGAGCGACGCGTCGAAGGCGACCAGACGACCGCGACGGGGGATCAGGTTGACGAGGCGTTTGAAGGCGGTCTTCACCGCCGCCAGATCAGGATAGATGTCGGCGTGGTCGAACTCGACGTGCGTGAGGATGGCGGCGTCTGGGAAGTAGTGGAGGAACTTCGGTCCCTTGTCGAAGAAGGCGGTATCGTACTCGTCGCCTTCGAGAAGGAAGGGGTTCGGGCCGTCCGGTGTGCGGGGCCGGACGGTAAAGGAGGTCCCGAAGTTTTCGGCGAGGCCACCGATGAGGAAGCTGGGGGCGAAGGCCGGGTTGGTGCGGCTGGCGACCTCGTAGATCCAGGCGAGCATGCTGGTGGTGGTGGTCTTGCCGTGGGTGCCGGAGACGACGAGGGATTCGCGGTTGGGGAGGAACTCGTCGTGGAGGAGCGCGGCCATGGAGGTGAAGGGGATGCGCTGGTCGAGGACGTACTCGAGTTCGGGGTTGCCGCGGGAGATGGCGTTGCCGACGACGACGAGGTCCGGGCGGGGCGTCAGGTTGGCCTCGTTATAGGGTTCGTGCACCGGGATGTGCAAGGCGGCAAGCTGGTGCGACATGGGCGGGTAGGCGGCGGCGTCGGAGCCGGTGACGCGATGGCCGAGCTGCTGGAGCATGCCGGCGAGGGAGGCCATGGCGGTCCCGCAGATACCGATGAGATGGATGTGTTTCGTTTGCATAGCTGGAGTTGATTGTAGCGGGGTGGGCTCCCTTGGAATTTCGCGGTTCGTGCTCAGGCAGGAAAGTGATCTTGCGGGGCTGGATATCCCAACCTTCCGTGGTTCTTCGGCGGGTTGGGGTAGTCTGGGGAGAATTCTTCCTTTGAGGTTCTTCCATGCGTCTTTGGGTTGTGGCGGTTCTGGCTTTGTTCGTGGGTGTGGCTCAGGCGCAGGAGAAGCCCTGGCCGGTGCGGGCGGTGGTGATCGCTACGTTCGAGGTGGGGAACGATACGGGGGATATTCCTGGGGAGTTCCAGTTTTGGGTGGAGCGGGAGAAGCTGACCGAGGTCATCGACTTTCCGGGGGGCGTGCATCCTTTGCGGACCAACAAGGAGCACACCGTGATTGGCATGTTGAGCGGGACGACGCTGGTGAATTCGACGGCTTCGATGATGGCGCTGGGGCTGGATCCCCGGTTCGACCTGACGCATGCCTACTTCCTGATCAATGGGATCGCCGGGGTGGATCCGAAGTATGCGTCGATTGGGACGGCGGCGTGGGCGAAGTTTGTGGTGGGGGATGTGGCGCGGGAGATCGATCCGCGTGAAGCTCCGAAGGACTGGCCATATGGGCTGTTTCCGGTGACGGCGAAGAGGCCGAAGCCGGATTCGCCGGGTTCGTCGAACTGGATGCGGTCGCAGTCGTATCCTCTGAACGCTGGGCTGGCGGACTGGGCCTTTGGGCTGACCAGGAATCTCAACCTGGGCGATGACCCGGTGGTGGCTCAGTTTCGCGCGGGGTTTACCGGGTATCCGGAGGCGCAGAGGCCGCCATTTGTGATGATCGGCGACACGTTTGCATCGGACTACTACTGGCACGGCAAGATCATGACGGAGTACGCCGAGGACTGGGTGAAGATGTACACCAAGGGCAAAGGCAGGTTCGTGATGACGGAGATGGAAGACGCCGGGTTTATGGAGGCGATCGAGCGCCTGGGGAGGATGAAACGGGTGGACCCGGCGCGGGTGATGGTGCTGCGAACGGGAAGCAACTACTCGATGCAGAGACCGGGGCATGAGGCGGTGGAGTCGGTGACGGCGCCGTATATCGGCTCGAAGCTGGCGCTGGAGGCGGCGTGGCTGTGCGGGAGCACGGTGCTGCATACGCTGCTGGAGCACTGGGATACGACGTATGCGGTGGTCCCTGGCCAGTAGCTGGAACGCTCTTATTTTTCTTCAGTTTCGCGGGAAGGTGCGTGGGTGATGGTTCACGATTATGCTGTTTGCATGAGGAACCGGCTTGCAGGCAGTTGGTTGGTGTGGGGCATGGTGGTTCTGCTCGCTGGTGGCGCGAGCGCGGAGGCACAAAAGAAGGCGAGAATTCGTCGGCTGGACGGGACGACGTTGACGGGAGCCAAGGCCGCGACGATTGCGCGGCGGGCTCTGGCGGACCAGCATGTGACGGGGGCCGAGATCGCCGTGCTGAACGGCGGGAAGGTGGTGTGGACCGAAGAGTTCGGCATGCGCGATGTGGGAGCGAAGCTGCCCATGGGGCCGGAGACCGTGATGTGGGGTGCTTCGATCACCAAGGGGCTGTTCAGTTCGTACGTGATGACGCTGGTGGATGCCGGGTTTATCGAGCTGGATAAGCCCGTGTGGACGTACCTGGGCAAGCCGCTGCCGCAGTTCGACAAGTACAAGGATCTGGC
It encodes the following:
- a CDS encoding SPOR domain-containing protein; the protein is MDDRRRDKEISLGTSTMLGIFFVLALLLAGFFGFGYSLGRKSAQTASGATDDANADSSGGKDTFRTFKPSPGTAAIQSGPGFSAKDAAAANAAGGSQYGSVGAPLKLSGPQGKAPATVVVPAVVAAAKPRDPDAGIVGDPAPPPVAAAPVKPGIIPVALGSGAAKPAAPAGGGGTMVQVSAFTRQEDADVVVSALKRKGYNVFIRREPQDSYLHVQLGPYGSRKEAEAMREKLSSDGFNAMVK
- a CDS encoding lysophospholipid acyltransferase family protein; protein product: MFATFKLLFVLTAFGPLAGIIGIPYCWLIKDIHPLYRVSMGIIRLALRAAKIPVLTTGLENVPPGKSVIFMANHVSNLDPPVLLPAIPGRTSILLKKELMRIPILGTAMRMGRFIPVERGHRRDAATASIAAAAQALADGLHITVFPEGTRSKDGRLSTFKKGPFFLAQQTAAPVIPVAISGTERMMRKGSAAIYPGTAHIHFLPAIDPTAYATRDALMAAVHAAIAAALPPEMQPEAGLRA
- the mpl gene encoding UDP-N-acetylmuramate:L-alanyl-gamma-D-glutamyl-meso-diaminopimelate ligase, producing the protein MQTKHIHLIGICGTAMASLAGMLQQLGHRVTGSDAAAYPPMSHQLAALHIPVHEPYNEANLTPRPDLVVVGNAISRGNPELEYVLDQRIPFTSMAALLHDEFLPNRESLVVSGTHGKTTTTSMLAWIYEVASRTNPAFAPSFLIGGLAENFGTSFTVRPRTPDGPNPFLLEGDEYDTAFFDKGPKFLHYFPDAAILTHVEFDHADIYPDLAAVKTAFKRLVNLIPRRGRLVAFDASLNVTECIDRAFCAVERYGLLPSSFWHLSDLTHEGTTTTWTLRRKGEFFATLTLPMPGEHNAFNATAAAALASGQGVPTEAIVEAIRTFKSVKRRLEVRAEVYGITIIDDFAHHPTAIRETLRALRTSYRGRRLVAILEPRSNTLRRNVFEAELVDALALADQVVLAGVFKSESIPVTERLHPENVAASLRARAIPAQVYPDADAIVAAITPQLKPGDVVAILSNGGFGNIYEKLPQALARNEG
- a CDS encoding purine nucleoside permease, translating into MRLWVVAVLALFVGVAQAQEKPWPVRAVVIATFEVGNDTGDIPGEFQFWVEREKLTEVIDFPGGVHPLRTNKEHTVIGMLSGTTLVNSTASMMALGLDPRFDLTHAYFLINGIAGVDPKYASIGTAAWAKFVVGDVAREIDPREAPKDWPYGLFPVTAKRPKPDSPGSSNWMRSQSYPLNAGLADWAFGLTRNLNLGDDPVVAQFRAGFTGYPEAQRPPFVMIGDTFASDYYWHGKIMTEYAEDWVKMYTKGKGRFVMTEMEDAGFMEAIERLGRMKRVDPARVMVLRTGSNYSMQRPGHEAVESVTAPYIGSKLALEAAWLCGSTVLHTLLEHWDTTYAVVPGQ